ATTCAAAATATTACTATGGATATATTGGAAGTCATGGAGTAAGATATAGTAATTTTATTCTGTCTAAGTCTGATCTGATTCTAGTTATAGGTAATAGACTAGCATTTCCTTTTGATTCAGTTAGTTTCTTGCCTATTATAAGCAATGCAAAAATCATCCGAATAGATATTGATGAAAAAGAATTTAATAGAGAAATATCAGGAGCAGATAACTATAATTTAGACGCAAAATGTGTAATTGAGGGAATAGTTAAAAGTAAATGTTCAATATTTAGTAAACATGAGTGGTTAAAAGTATGTGATGAGATAAAAAATTCTTTGGAAACATATGATAGACCGTTTCCAGTAGTACGATTGGAAAGTTATCTAAAAAAGCAATCAACGGAAAAGATTTATATTAGTGATGTCGGTAATAATGAGTTTTTTTTATCTAGAGCATTTGAAAGCGTTCATCCGAAAGGAAACTTATTGTGTTCTAAATCATATGGGACTCTAGGTGTGGCTTTGGGAAGAGCAATCGGTGCTTACTATGCAACAAGAAAAGAAGTAATCTGTATAGTGGGAGATCAGGGTTTCCAGTATAATACCCAAGACTTACATTACATTTCGATGTGGAATCTTCCTATAAAAGTAATAATTATGAATAATAATTGTTCGGGAATGATAGCGGATCATGAAAGAAAACTATTTGGTAATAAGTATATTCATACAGATATAAAAAGTGGATATACTGTGCCTGATTTAAAAAAAATAGCAGAAGCATATAACATACCTTACACAAAAGACGAAAATATAGCATGTGATAATAAGTATAAAAGTATAATATACGAAATAGAATATGAAAATGTTAAACTGGAACCTGATTTACCAAAAGGAAATAATTGCCAAGATATGTACCCGTTACTTGAGAGAGAAAAATATCGAATATTAGATGAATTGTGAAAGGAGTATGAAAAATGTATATAGAGAAAATCTATACCCCTTCAGACTTGAAAAAATTAACAATAAGAGAATGTCAGGAGTTAGCTAAAGAAATAAGAAAAGCACTTATTGTTAAGGCCAGTAAAAAGGGTGGGCATCTTGCTTCAAATCTTGGGATGGTTGATGCTACCATAGCAATTCATTATGTTTTCAATTCTCCTACAGACAAGATTATTTTTGATGTATCTCATCAATGTTATACTCATAAGATTTTAACTGGAAGAAAAGATGCGTTTATTGATGAAGAATTATATAACACATGTAATGGATATACAAATCCGGTAGAAAGTGAACATGATGTTTTTAGAGTCGGGCATACAGCAACATCTATTAGTCTAGCATGTGGCATGGCCAAAGCAAGGGATTTAGCTGGTGGAAAGGAGAACATCATAGCAATTATAGGGGATGGTTCTCTTAGTGGTGGAGAAGCTCTGGAAGGACTAAACTTTGGAGGGTCAGAGATTCAGGGTAACTTAATTATAATTTTTAATGATAATCAAATGTCAATAGCGGAAAATCATGGTGGAATATATAAGAATTTGCAACAATTACGAGAGACATATGGCAAATGTGAAAACAATCTATTTAAAGCATTTGGATATGATTATTTATTTGTAAAAGATGGACATGATATTGAAGAATTAGTAAAAACATTGCAATCTGTCAAAGACATAGATCATCCTATAGTAGTCCATATATGTACAGTTAAAGGAAAAGGTTATGAGCACGCTCAAATGAATAAAGAAAGCACACATTGGGTTAGGCCATTTGATATTGAGTCCGGAAAAGAAAAAAATCCTTTTAATGGTGCACGCTATGACTATATTATAAGAGATCATTTAATTGAGAAGATGAAAAAAGATGAACGAATTGTGACAATGATTGCAGCTGTTCCAGGAGCATTATCTTTTTCAGAAGAATATAGAAAACAAATTGGAAGACAGTTTGTTGATGTTGGTATTGCAGAAGAACATGCTATCGCTATGGCAGCTGGTATTGCTAAACATGGAGGGAAACCGGTATTTGCTACAATGTCGACTTTTTTTCAAAGAACATATGATCAAATTTCGCAAGAACTTTGTATTAATAAAATGCCAGCAACTATGATAGTTGTAAATGCATCTGTATATTCAGCGGACGATGTGACTCACATTGGAATATTTGATATTCCGATGATGAGTAATATACCTAATCTTGTATATCTTGCTCCTACAAACAGGCAGGAGTACATAGCAATGCTTGACTGGAGTATAGATCAAACGGAATATCCTGTGGCTATACGTGCTCCGAGAAATGGTGTATTTGACGCAAAAGGAGAAGTTGATGTTGATTATAGTGAATTAAATAAATATAAAGTCGTTTCAGAGGGTAAAGAAATAGCGATTATTGCTCTTGGAGACTTTTTTCAGTTGGGAGAAGAACTTTCTGATAAAATAAAGAAAATATATAGCATAAATTCCACGTTGATTAATCCGAGATACATTACTGGGTTAGATAAAACATTATTAACCGATCTGATAAAAAACCATAAATTGATTATTACTTTAGAGGATGGAGTACTTGATGGAGGATTTGGGCAAAAAATAGCAAGTTTTTATGGCCCACAGGATATGAAGGTTCTAAATTATGGTCTGAAAAAAGAATTTTTGGATAGGTATAACATTAGCGAAGTAATGGAAAAGAATCATCTTTGTGCTGATATAATTGCTGAGGATATTAAGAATTATGTATAATGTAATATGATTATAGATGGAAAGGTAATGAATAATTTAATTTATACTCAGAGATTTAATATTGATTGATTTATGTTTACAAAAAGAGAAAAAGGTGGTGCTGTATCTTGAAGTTTGATGTAGGTTTCTTTAAAGGGAAAAGAGTTTTAATAACAGGTCATACTGGTTTTAAGGGTTCATGGATGTGTAAACTTTTAATAAATGTGGGAGCAGTTGTAACTGGTTATGCGTTGGAAGCACCAACAAATCCCTCACTGTACGAGATGTGCTGTTTAGAAAGGCAGATGACCTCGGTAAAAGGTGATATTAGAAATCTGGAGTATTTACTTACTGTATTTAAGGAATGCCAACCAGAAATAGTTATTCATATGGCAGCTCAACCGATAGTACGTGATTCATATAATGATCCTGTGTATACTTATGAGACAAATGTTATGGGGACTGTAAATATATGTGAAGCAGTAAAAAGAACGCCTACAGTAAGATCTTTTGTGAATGTCACAACAGATAAGGTTTATCAAAATAAAGAATGGCAATGGGGATATAGAGAGAATGATGAGTTGAATGGATACGATCCATATTCTAATTCTAAATCATGTTCAGAACTAGTAACATCAAGCTACAAGAATTCTTTTTTTACAGATGAATATTATGAGAAGATATATGGCAAAGGAGTTACGGCTCCAGCGGTAACAACCTGCAGAGCAGGAAATGTCATCGGTGGTGGAGACTTTGCAAATGATAGAATTATTCCTGATTGTATTCGAGCAGTAGCTGAAAAAAGGGATATCATTGTAAGAAATCCATATTCTATAAGACCTTATCAACATGTACTTGAACCTGTAGTTGCATATCTGATGATTGCACAAAAACAATACGAAGATCGTAGTTTTGCCGGTTGTTATAATGTAGGACCTGATGATGCTGATTGTTGGACAACGGGTAAACTTGTTACACTATTTTGTGATAAATGGAATGAGAGTAATGGAACAAATATCACATGGAAAAATATACATGTTGGTGGACCCCATGAGGCAAATTTCCTGAAGCTAGATTGCTCAAAGCTTAAAACTACTTTTGGATGGAAACCAGTATGGAATGTAGAACATACCATGAAAAAGATAGTGGAGTGGAGTATTGATTATTTGGCAGGTGGAGACGTGTCTAAAGTGATGGATCAACAGATAGAAGAATTTCTAGCGAAAGAAACACGTTAAGAAAAAGACTTCGTTTGTAATGACTTCAGGTAGGTGAATTAATAATCAAAACTGGATTATATTATTACTTAGCTGTTAAGAATTCAATGAATATAAGGCTATGAAGAATCGGGAGCAGAGAATTAAAATGGATAAAATTTTAAATATGATCTTCAGAGCTTTCTTTAAAATGCTTCATATTAATATGAAAGAAAGTACATATAAGGTCTTACTGCAATTTATTAAATTTGGTATTGTAGGTGTGTCAAATACATTAGTCTATTACATCTTGAATTTGATAACACTTTTACTTGTTCGTGATCTTGCGTTGGAAAAAGACTATATTATAGGAAATATTATTGGATTTATATTAAGTGTACTTTGGTCATTTTATTGGAATAATAAATTGGTTTTTAAGAAAGAGGAGTCAGAAAAGAGAAATCTTTATGTTGCATTAGCCAGAACATATGCTTCTTATGCTTTTACCGGTTTAGTACT
The nucleotide sequence above comes from Variimorphobacter saccharofermentans. Encoded proteins:
- a CDS encoding thiamine pyrophosphate-binding protein, which translates into the protein MRASEFIVKKLIEDYGVSDAFGIPGGVILKLLYAMNERQTELEAHLMTNEQTAGFAACGYAQASGQLGVAYATRGPGITNMMTSIAEAYQESLPVLFITAHGNRTSEEVRFSVNQELVIVDCVKNITKYAVEINRIEDLAVEFIKACETALEGRKGPVLIDILASLFDKTIQNEYMRTMKLPSNMECSEIVEKIEYCINEVSRPVLLIGDGIRYCVSRDKLDEFINKLGIPVLSSRGAQDLICNSKYYYGYIGSHGVRYSNFILSKSDLILVIGNRLAFPFDSVSFLPIISNAKIIRIDIDEKEFNREISGADNYNLDAKCVIEGIVKSKCSIFSKHEWLKVCDEIKNSLETYDRPFPVVRLESYLKKQSTEKIYISDVGNNEFFLSRAFESVHPKGNLLCSKSYGTLGVALGRAIGAYYATRKEVICIVGDQGFQYNTQDLHYISMWNLPIKVIIMNNNCSGMIADHERKLFGNKYIHTDIKSGYTVPDLKKIAEAYNIPYTKDENIACDNKYKSIIYEIEYENVKLEPDLPKGNNCQDMYPLLEREKYRILDEL
- a CDS encoding 1-deoxy-D-xylulose-5-phosphate synthase; translated protein: MYIEKIYTPSDLKKLTIRECQELAKEIRKALIVKASKKGGHLASNLGMVDATIAIHYVFNSPTDKIIFDVSHQCYTHKILTGRKDAFIDEELYNTCNGYTNPVESEHDVFRVGHTATSISLACGMAKARDLAGGKENIIAIIGDGSLSGGEALEGLNFGGSEIQGNLIIIFNDNQMSIAENHGGIYKNLQQLRETYGKCENNLFKAFGYDYLFVKDGHDIEELVKTLQSVKDIDHPIVVHICTVKGKGYEHAQMNKESTHWVRPFDIESGKEKNPFNGARYDYIIRDHLIEKMKKDERIVTMIAAVPGALSFSEEYRKQIGRQFVDVGIAEEHAIAMAAGIAKHGGKPVFATMSTFFQRTYDQISQELCINKMPATMIVVNASVYSADDVTHIGIFDIPMMSNIPNLVYLAPTNRQEYIAMLDWSIDQTEYPVAIRAPRNGVFDAKGEVDVDYSELNKYKVVSEGKEIAIIALGDFFQLGEELSDKIKKIYSINSTLINPRYITGLDKTLLTDLIKNHKLIITLEDGVLDGGFGQKIASFYGPQDMKVLNYGLKKEFLDRYNISEVMEKNHLCADIIAEDIKNYV
- the rfbG gene encoding CDP-glucose 4,6-dehydratase gives rise to the protein MKFDVGFFKGKRVLITGHTGFKGSWMCKLLINVGAVVTGYALEAPTNPSLYEMCCLERQMTSVKGDIRNLEYLLTVFKECQPEIVIHMAAQPIVRDSYNDPVYTYETNVMGTVNICEAVKRTPTVRSFVNVTTDKVYQNKEWQWGYRENDELNGYDPYSNSKSCSELVTSSYKNSFFTDEYYEKIYGKGVTAPAVTTCRAGNVIGGGDFANDRIIPDCIRAVAEKRDIIVRNPYSIRPYQHVLEPVVAYLMIAQKQYEDRSFAGCYNVGPDDADCWTTGKLVTLFCDKWNESNGTNITWKNIHVGGPHEANFLKLDCSKLKTTFGWKPVWNVEHTMKKIVEWSIDYLAGGDVSKVMDQQIEEFLAKETR
- a CDS encoding GtrA family protein gives rise to the protein MDKILNMIFRAFFKMLHINMKESTYKVLLQFIKFGIVGVSNTLVYYILNLITLLLVRDLALEKDYIIGNIIGFILSVLWSFYWNNKLVFKKEESEKRNLYVALARTYASYAFTGLVLSNIISYVLIDIFSVSKYIVPIINSLIGVPINFALNKLWAFKKGP